Genomic segment of Arachis stenosperma cultivar V10309 chromosome 4, arast.V10309.gnm1.PFL2, whole genome shotgun sequence:
ttataaataatagtatcaattaAGTAAGtacttattataattttgttatttgatttgtaaatttatatttaataaattaataatattttgattgatttaatatttttaatttaaataatattttaaaatatatattaaattataattatattttattatatttatttatatattttattataaaatagttATTTCGATTAAAATACAGtttaatcaattaaattaatgaataaataattaaagtagTTTGATGACGGTTCGGTGTTTTAaccttaattattaatttattattattattattctcaaACCAGATTCCTAATTCAAAATAtaagaatcaattttgaaatagaaagagagaaaaataaacaGCAACCCTGATTCGAAATAACATTCTTCCCGTTCATTCCCTTTTGTATCCAGGTCACGTTTCATCTTGGAAGCTTTGCTAGGGTTTGCTGATTCAAATCATCCATCTATCATCTTCCCTTTGTTTCTGCCCTTATTAGCAGACAGTAGTTTCAGTTTCTGATTCAGAAGCTGTTGGAATTATTGCATCCATGTCTAACACCAGCAACAATGTAATTCTAACAATGTTTTTATCGGAACTTTATCCTCTTCGAATATCGCCATCTTTTACTTTCAAAACCAACATCAAGTGTTGAATATTTTGTGTTGGATCAGGTGGCTGGGGTTGACAACACCTTCAGAAGAAAATTCGATCGAGAAGAGTATTTGGAACGAGCTCGGGAGCGTGAGAGGCAGGTAATTTCTTTTTACTTAAACGTTAGTGTTCTATTTCCGAATTTCCAATAATTTCTGGCTTTTCATAATATTGTGTTGTATTTTATGTCAAATTTGAACAGGAGGAGGAGGGTCGATCTAAATCTAAAGGTGTGCCACTTACTTCATATGCCTCTATTTGCATTAgcttcaaaatattttcaatgttcttgggttaattattttgttaagttGGAGAAATTTTCAAGTGATATTATATCAAGTTAACATCACCTTTGTCATATTGATGCAGCTAAAGGTCCTCCAGTGCAGAGGAAACCCCTAAAACATAGAGATTATGAAGTGGACCTCGAGTCCCGCCTAGGCAAGACTCAAGTAAGCAACTATGGACACCCATGTCACTGTTCTGGCATTTCTGAACGACTATACTTTTATATGCATCTATCTAACGCCTCAACTTTATTGATAAAATGCAATGTTGCAGGTTGTTACGCCGGTTGCACCACTGAGTCAGCAGGTATACTCTTACCATGATATAAATATTAAGAAAACTCTCAGCTTTGTTTCAATATTTGCTATGGCGATCTTGTGCTTTGTACTGTATGTAACTCATTTTGATACGATGACTTGCTTATCAGGCTGGATATTACTGCTCTGTTTGTGAGTGTGTGGTAAAGGACTCAGCGAACTACTTGGATCATATTAATGGAAAGAAACGTACGTGGCCATTTATATATGGTTCCTTCCATTAGTTGATGCAGTTTTCAGTTAGCCTTCACTTTGCTCATTTTATTCTTATCTTTGTCTCTTAGATCAAAGAGCTTTGGGCATGTCTATGCGAGTTGAACGAGCCTCTCTCCAACAGGTACCCTCTAAAGATAGACAATCTTTTCTGTCTGTCATTTGGTTTCAGTACATATTTTAGTATCTTTGGGGGCAGTAGTAAATTTTTTGGTGGGAAACAGGTTCAGGAACGATTTGAGGTTCTTAAGAAACGTAAAGATCTTGGCACATTCACTGAGCAAGGTAATGCATTGGATTTTACCCCATTAATCAAAACCATACTAGTTTCAAAGTCAAATCTATCTATTATTCTTGTTGTCTTTACCTTTGCCTGGAACTATAGACCTTTAACTTCTCTTCCATGTATGATGGTCATTGACTCATTTCTTTAACATTGCCTTTGACTTGTACCTTTTGTAGATCTTGACGAAAGGGTCCTAAAACAGcagcaagaagaggaagaaagaaaacgaTTGCGTCgtgaaaagaagaaggaaaaggtcAGGAGTCTTTAGTTGCTTATTTTGTATCATTGTTCCCCCTCCTTTCTATCAACTctgatttttcttcttttctcttaatgttcttttactttgaCTGGTAATAATAGTAACCATCTTTTTAGGAGTAAAAAGTTTTCATTCAACAAGTTAGTAATCAGGTAGTGTTTTATTCTGAATTCAGAAAGAGAAGGCAGTGGAAGAACCGGAAATTGATCCTGATGTTGCGGCCATGATGGGGTTTGGTGGTTTCCGGTCATCAAAGAAATGATGCCATTATACATGCAGGATGGACTTTCTGCAATTTTGAGCAGCTTTTCTGCAATGATAAGCTGAATCTACCAGCCTGATTCCCGGTGGTTTAAAGGTCAATCTATGGTGAAAGGAAATATTAGCGGATCCAAAAATTGGAAGTTTGGGAGCTGGTTCTTAATGTGACCTTTTTTTTTGGTTCTTGTATATTTCTTATGAGAACTATGTTATGTAATGTTATGTAAGCTCTACACAAGTGTGCTTTGCTATTTTATGTATTGGGCTTGACAAGTGACAACTACCCTTAGCTCAATTCACGATTAACGTTCTTGGCAAATTATGGAGTAGACATTTTTGCCATTGTTACATTAGTTTGGAGGATAACAGTCAAATTAAGTACGACATTTGAGTTAAGACTCAATTTTACCATGAAATTTCACCTTGGGTTGAAATTGAACCATGAAATTTCAATTTACTCAATAGGATCTCCAAATATTCAATCGTGACTCGTATTAATGTCTGGTGTGATTTCTGTTAATGGTGTGTAAAGTTGGCATATTAACTTGCCATGGTGCGATTAATGATAAAAGAGTCTTAccttttttaatattatttctgaaaaatttcatcaaaatttgaTCTTTAAAATTGTGAGATATTATATATGTCATGTTTTTAAATCTTTTGTATTTAGATTCAAATGAAGCCTTCATTCCATATATTTTTCAATCTTTGTTTCATTGATGAAAAAATTGTTTCAGCTATTGATCAATTAtctatataaaatttttaatcaatcgccaatataaaaatttgaatgaatttaataattaaattgtatttcatatataatataataaaactatATTCATACTTATAATTAAATATTCGATAACTACTAAAGTAATATTCCAAAAATTATATcattgacaaaaataatttaaaaacaaacaACAAATAAGTATAAGCCGTAGTGAAATCGAACAAAAATGACTGTCCTTAGAATAACCTCTTTCCATTAACAAAAATAGTACAATTAAATATTGGGCCTGCCACACATACAAGCAAAAAAGCCctacaagttttacaagtttTCAGCCCACACTTCATTCACACGCGCACTCACTCACTTTGAATGGAGGGTAAATTACACGCGCCCCACTCAACGGTTGCTCTCCGCGAATAGCGCTCCTTAATGGCGCACTCTTCCACTTCTCCAAGCCCTTCCAAGAAAACACAAACCGTCCATTTTCGAGCAACATTCCAAATTGCAGAGATAGGACTCGTCGCAAAGATTAGAACTCTCCATCAACACAACATAGAACTTTCCATCAACAATCTCCACAAAAAACGAAGTTATAATACTCAAGGTACGTTACGTTACTATTTTACTCATCTTGTATATTTTTGATATTTCGAAATCGAAGAACTAggttttattgtttttctacgttcttctaggttttactgttcttcttgtTCTAGGTCTCATTTTACAGTTTTTAATGTTCTACTTGTTCTTTTACTGTTATTCTTGGTTCTAGGCAATGTTCTGAAAATCGGTTCGAACTGGCCAGTCGGACCGATCGAACCGTGAACCGGACCTAAAAGGATCGGTTAATCATCAAAACCGCAAAATTAAAAAACCGGAATTGAACTGACGAACCGGTCGATAACCGGTTAGTCGAACCGAACCGTGACCCGGCCGGTTTTTAAGTAAGCAACAAAACGCTGCCGTTTTTGAGTCCCCCTGAAGTCTGAATCCCTAAATCACAAAAACTCCCAAGGGCCAAGGCTGAGACTAAGATTCCTAATTCCCTTCGTTGCTCTCTCTGCTTCAGTGGTTCCCAACTTCCCATTGTTGATGATTCTTCTTCGAGCAAGCTTGCTTCACTGAAGTCACTGGCGTCACCGCGTCACATGGGTCGAGGGCTCGCCGTCAAGACATGCCGTCGCGCCACCTAGAGTCGTCGAGAACTGTACTGAAAACTGAGAAGGGCTCAGTGCCTCACTCTCACACGGGTCAAGCAACCGCTGTCCAGCCACCGCATCAGCCGTGGAGAACTGAAAAGGTGCCTTCGCTGTCTCCCACCGCCTCACTCTCACTCTCCCTGTTGCATACTTGCATGTTCTGCCTTGAAGGTGCCTTCGCTGTCTCAGTGTCTTCCACTCTCCctgttttaattttctttgaaCTGTGTAGTGTGATTAGTTGATTACTCAAACTGATTGGAGGTATTTTACTTTGAATTGAAAGTTTGAAACTGAGCTGTGATTCAAGATGATGAACACCGAAACTGTGAACTAGTTCAATTCTGTCTCCCTATTTAATTTTTCTTCGAACTGTGTAGTGTGAAACTTTGAAGTGTGAACTGATTCAAGTTCAACATGAAACTGAACTGTGATTCTCCCTGTACTGTGATTATTGACTAGTGAGTGATTAGTGAAACTGATTACTGAAACTGAACTGTGATTCAACATGATGAACTGTGAGTGTGGTTAATAATTGTTGTTTACTGATTAGTGATTAACTGTGAATGAAGTTTTTCTCAAAGTTAAAAGAATGTATCTGAGAAATTGCAACATGCATTGTTACTATTACACACAGCAATTTGATGATTTGTTTGATCTTTGTTGCCGGTGTTGGTGTGTGTTGATGGCCTGAAGTTTTGAGCTGTTTGTTAGATATGAGTTTAGATTGtgataaattttgataattgttATGTTTTGAGAAAGTTTGGCTCAGTGATTACGTTGAGCTTAATTGCAGAAAAGGTCTTGCTACTTTGTTAAATACTGCAGTTTAATCACCAAATTAAACTCTTTTAGTCTACTCTCTACATCTCTTTCTACCTACTCTATCTGTGTATATGCacattttaatttcttgcaagcAACTCATTGTGAATAAACATGGTTTCCATTGTTTACACGAGGGATTTTTtgaggtatatatatatttgcttCTTTTATATTTCTTTCATTTATTTACTCTTTTAATTTGCTGCTTGTTTGGTCTTGCATATGATGGATTATTATTGCCGTCTGTCTGCACACATGCATAAATGAAATTGTGTAGATAAAATAGAATGTGATTATTAGCATATTTATTCTTTGTAAATTAATTCTTATGTATGTTGGTGGACATCTCTCTAGTTGAACCAAGTTCAATATCAATTCATTAATTCCTTTAATACATTTATAAAAGTCTCTTATCTATACTCTTAAAAGACTAAGTAATTCTAATGGGCATAACTAGTACCCTTCTTAATATTAAATCGTAACATGTAGTGGCCACTGTTTATGAATATCAGAATCAGAAGTATGCAAAATCAGCAGAGGATGCTGTTGCTGATATTCTCAGAGCAGGTGTTTTATTTGCCATATTTTCATTTCAAGTGGATAAATGGTTTCATTGAATTCAATTTTTGTGCTGCTGAATAAGGCAAGGGATTGTGAATATGAATGAATGTGATAAAATTGTGAATATGAATAAATATGATTGATgacaaacttggatgttggcatTTTATGTTTAGTTGgttgattttcttatttgaCTTTTGAGTTTGTATTTGAATGAGATTATAACATTCTGATTTATATAGTAATTTTAATTcggatgatattttaaaatttatattaaattataattatgttttaatgtttttatttatattttatttattattttattataaaatagttttttcGGTTCAACCACAGTCGAACCAGTTGAACCTAtgaaccagtgaaccagtaaCTAGAGCGGTTTGATGACCagttcggttttcagaaccttggttCTAGGTTATACTGTTCTTCTTAGTTGTTTTAGGTGTtactgttgttgttgttgttattctAGTTCTTCTGGTAACTGATTTTTGAGAGTATATTGCGTAATTTGGTGGGTGTATATGGAGTaatttgttgggtgtatatggcataatttgttgggtgtatatttctGAACGGACATACTCTAATATAGTCAACAGATGCAACTGTTCTAATATTTGCTTGTCAATGGGTGTATATTGCTTGACCTTGTAATGTTGCTTGACCTTGTATGTTAATGCATGTTTGAGTGATATCTGACTGctatatatgggtgtatctgactcatatctatgggtgtatcttactgataTCTATGGGTATATTTTTCATTTCAGAAAAAATGGCAGGTAGAAACCAAGCTGcaaaaaatataagaacaaaaATATGTCTTAGATGAAATCagttttatataatagaaatatatcTGACTATAATTTTGCTGTTTACAGCAAACCAAAGACCTTAAGTGTGCAACACATTTGTTAAGTGAGAAATTAAGAAACATGAGTGAGGAGAAGAAAACAATTGTTAGGGATTTGGAATTTGGTGGCTTGATGCACATCCCACCGCTAAGAGTTCATCACCAAATATTAAGGGAGTTGGCTAACTCCTTCAAATTAGGGAAAATAGACTGGAAACCGGCTACGGTTCTTTTAAAGTAAGACAAAAAATAATAGGGGATGCGTTTGGCATCAACGCGTCAGGTAACTCGCTAAAAATTATAGGTGTATATGAGCCATATTCAGTTGTATTTCAATTGATGCTTAGGTGTATTTGAACTGATTTTCATACTATGttgttttcctttttgtaggagatctattTCCTCAAAAAGTCAATTATAAGGATCTTTCTGAAgatgacaaacaaatttttagaAGATTCCAGGGTAAGACCCTTAAAAATCTGACAGATGAGATGATGGCTATTGCCGTTGATAATGAACAGGATCGCCTCAAGTTCAAGAGGATTTTCATCCTCTATATACAGATGGCGTTCCTGTTATCAAcgacaataaacaaaatctcaCCTGTGCACCTGGCTCCAATTTTCAAGATGAACACAATAACAGACCGAAACTGGGGAGGACATGTTTTGAGTTTTATCATCAAGGGCATAATAGATTACaaggtgaaaaagaaaaaggcaaTTGATGGCTGCCTCTTTGCCCTGATGATAATTTACTTTCATCTAtcaaaaaataaagacaagaaGAGGGCAGAAAGACCTCCAGAACCCTGGATTGCCAACTGGACTAAGGAGCAGTTGGTTGAAAGAATGAGGGCAAAAATGGAGGATCATATGGTAAGTGACCAAAtatcttgggtgtattttatttacCTGAATGCTGctaactaaaatttttaatgtttcAAGGGATTGTAAAGATGGCCGACACAaaggaaaaaatgaaagaaataaagaaaaaagaaaaaaagaagaaaccaaaaaaacaaaaaaagaaggcaagttcaacatcatcatctgAGACTGAAACAACTGAAAGTGACCATTCTACCTCTGAGTCTGAGATTGAAGAAGACTCAGAGaattcaacaagaaaacaacCCAACCGAAAAGCCAAAAAATAACAtacttgggtgtattttgtttatcaagttgggtgtattttgtttatccagttgggtgtattttgtacattgatttgggtgtattttatcctttttattatgtttttaaataatttttgtttgcCTTCTAGTATGGAgtccaaaaaaaagaaagaagattcAGGAGGATTCTGATTCAAAATCTGAATCAACTGATGAGTAATATTCTGAAATTATTACTCCTTTCCTTTGGGTTTATTATCAAGATTTCATGTATTAACAGAGTGTCTCTTATTAACTTATAGAAGCGAAGAATCATCACCAGTGGagaaataaaaaacaaagaaaaaaactCAGAGAACACCAAAAAAGTAAGCATTTCTTTGGATAGTATTTTGTgatcaaattaattttgtatttctgATTCATACTTGTTTTTTCTCCCCAGGACAcaatccaaaaagaaaaaggtcGTTGTTGAGGATTCATCTCCTGAGCAAGCTCAATCCTATCATGGGTACAGTACTTTGTAAGCTATATTACCGTCTatcatcaaaattatatttgttaaCATGTTCTTTTATGCATGTACTGTCAGATCTAAAATTAGAACTGAAGATTTAGATGAATTCTTaaggaaaaacaataaaaaatctGCTGCAGAGGGGTCTGTCTTGTTGGGGTGTATATTTCAGATTTTAGCGTGTTTACTTTGCTAATAATTGTTTCTTATTTCGTAGGGAGAAGGAAGCTGACCTGCGATCGACGGAAGGTCACTATGTCTCATCTGAAACGTAAGAAGCTTTATTTGataaaatcttgttatcatGATTTAACAGTATGGTATTTTTTGTGAATAACATGTACTTTATTATGTTTAGAATACCGGACGTAAACTTGGAAAGTGATGATCCTTCCTCTCAAGGACACACAGAACAAAGTAGCGTAAACAAACCGGCAGAAagcatgtaatttctcttttaaaTAACCGTTgcatttattcttttattactttctacttctaattctgtatatattttttttagaaaaaaagcCCTTTATTGTTTTATTCGAGAAAAAAAGGCaggaaaaaaagcaaaaactgcaagtatgtaagttctcaaaaaaTAAAGCCTGTCTTTCTTTTGAATTGTTCGGgtgtatttttgaatttcttgggGTGTATTTTAGGTTGAGTCTGTTTGAAGAGAATATGATAGTTGTGAGAGAAGAGACACAATCTGAAGGGCTTGCAAtgtgagttttttttttcaaaaatatttcaaccttataacatttttattttcaaaggcattcttaaccttttatttttcttcttgtttagagttcCGATTCAAGTTTGTCTACCACTGTCCCAAACAACCTCTATGCCGAAAAATGAACAAACACCTGAGACAGAAAATGAACCAACCCCTCTGCTACAAATTGAAGGAACTACAAAAAGGTAATAAATAATGTTAGGTGTATATTTGGTTatagtttgggtgtatattgccCCTGTTGGGGTATATTTTCACGATTGATCCAGGACTAGTTTTTTTACATCATGATTAATTTTATGTACCGTGCAGCACTCCTGAAACCCCCCAACAACTTGAAGAAAGCACACCCACGCTTTCCCCAGCTCTATCtaaaatgtaagttcatcaAAGTAAAATCAATGTTTGGTTATCAGCCgtatattcttattcttataaTATGTTATACATGATCACGCAGTAATCCAGCCCCAGAAGACGCTGCTGCGCTGATGATGATGGCACGGATAGCATCGTATGTTCCTAAAGCAGATTCGTTGCCATCATTCAGCCTTGGCTTGACTGATTCAAGCCAAGAAGAAGCAGCAACGCAGGAAGGGGCGTCAACGTAAGAAGGAGGGAGGGAAAAAACTCCAGAAACTCCAAAACTGCTAGAACAATTAGGGGATCTGGTACACAAAATTGTAAGTGGTGGGGtgacaacaaaagaaaaaagtcCGCAGATACCAACGGAGAGTGGCAGAGAGAGTTTTGAGAAGTTTGAAACTCCTGCGAGGACAAATGAACTTACTTCTGACATGAATGAGAAATGCTACCTCTGGGCCATACGAGTGAAGAAATACCCAAATGGACTAACTAATGAGTTTGACACCATGTGCACACTCCAAGTCCAAGATAAATACATTTTGTCAAAAGTCCACCTTACATCACTCGCAGCTGAAACACATATAGAAGCTGAGGTAATATTAcaataacataaatatttttatcaccAAAATTAACTGCAATGCTAATTGATGTAAATTGATTTTGGCATCTTTTTCTAGATTGTCTCTGCCATGTGCTTCATCCTAAACCAGCAAAAGATTAAAAGGTTTTAAGAAGAAGTATACTGTCTCTCCCCTAATATTGTGGTAAGGGTTGGTTACACAAATTTTGGGTATATTTTCTGCATTCCTTAGGGTGTATTTTCTTCCTTACACTGGGTGTATTTTATGTGTTCATTTGGGTGTACTTTCTGTGTTCAATTGGGTGTAAGTTGTGTATTCATTTGGGTTTATTTTTTGCattcgtttgggtgtatttttggtATTCATTTGGGTGTTCACTATTTTTGCAGAACATGGCCATTGTAAATCATCCAGAAAGGATATTCTTAAACGCTAAAACCAATAGGCCATTCAGGGTAGAAGACTACCCAATGTTTATACCCTTCTtggattttaaaaaattagcatCACATCGTTAAGTAAGTTttcatttcaaaaatttcttattACCATTTTTTACATATGTgccaaataaattaaaacagtGTTCAATCTGAACATATTTCAGATTTTTGCACCTGTTTGCCATTCGGACCATTGGTGGTTATGATTGGCTGATACAAGAAAGCAGAAATTTTATATAGTCGACCCATATCACACGAAATCTCCGTTCGATAAGAGAACAGCCCTAAATACATTCATTGTAAGTTGGTTCtgtgttttgtattttaatatttgggtgtatttctgttcAAAATAAGGTTTAAGTTTGTgctcctttgggtgtatttatcCATGTATTACTAatttgttttgtgttttaagGGATATGTAATTTCACAAATTAGAGTATATGCTGGAGGGCCACCTCTGAAGACAAGGGACAAGGACAGGGAAATTGAACCGCCATACCTTAACATCTCAGGCCAAAAGACAAGGTATAAAATCTTTAACTCTGAAAATTAAACTTTTCTATATgtaatttgtaatttattttcttggttttcaGCTATGACTGTGCTATTTACATAATGAAGTGGCTTGAGATATTTCAGCCCGAAAACATTAAAAGGTTGAAGTATGAGTGGAAAATTTGGACCCAGGTAAATatgtttaaaactaaataacTCTGTATTACTTTACTTAATTAACATGGTTCATTAAACACAATATTCCTTTTAACTGTAGGACGAGGTGGACCACTTTAGAGTAGAATATGCTTCCCGGATTCTATTTCATGAAATGAATCAAAACAAAGCTGAAACCATTCGAGGAAGTAATGCAATAAGACTGTCCAAGCCATCGTCATTGTTATTGAGTCCATATGCTAGATAGATTTTAATGATATTGAGACTGATTAATGTAACTGTTAGGTAGTCTTGCAAATAGAACACATGTTGTAAAAATTTGCATTTATAAACAACTTCTATTCAAtgaaattattttgcatagTAAAACTGTCTGTGCTGTTAAACTGTCTGTGCTACATTCAAAAGTTCTGTATTACATGTGGTAAAGTATGAAGGAAAACATAAAACTAGATATAaacccaaaacataaaattttacaCCCAAAGAAAGTTGAATATACACCCAAGGGAGttgaatatacacccaaactaccaaaaccctaaaaccctaaaacctaaccCCTAAATCCAAAAAACcaaaatcctaaattctaaaccctaaaaccctaaaccctaaaaaccaaaaccctaaaccctaaaccctaaaccctaaaaccataaaccataaattctaaaccctaaaaaccaaaaccctaaaccctaaaccgtaaaattctaaaccctaaaccctaaaccctaaactttaaaccataaaaccctaaaccctaaaccctaaaaccctaaaccctaaaacctaaaacCTAAAACCTAAAACCCTTAAACCGTagtaaaaaaaacaaacaatatTTTATAACATAAACAGCAAATTGTGaagtatatatatttatatatatgtaaaatgtGAAACACAGGAAAAttcagaaaatacacccaaaagaacagtgcttttacacccatattctgtaactatacacccaaagagATATCCGTTGCTGCTGGTACCCTGAACTGATAATTCATAACACGTCCTTGATATTGGCTAGAATTTGAATGCACCACTGATCCAGCATCAAAGAGGTTTAACTGAATATAACAAACTCACATATTAGCTAAACTATTAACgacaaaattaaactcaattaccacatatttaaaaaaatcacttTTACCTCGTTTAAAGCtttcgttttcttcttctttgaggCATTTATAATCTGTTTGTCCAACTTTGAACCTAGCCTATTTTTTGGACGTCCTCTTGTTTGAATCCTTGGAgggctttgaagctcgttaacggATTCCAAATTGGCGTCTTCGTGAGATAAAGAAGATGTccctttccttttggctttcaATTCTTCCATCTCAACCATGACAGTATCTTACACACGGTGCAGAATTACAGTCAGCTCCTCCGATTCTGATGTAAAAAACCAATTCGTCAAACCTCTTACTTCTTGGCTCCAACAGTGGCTCATCatggctgctcttgatgtgtgtgtgtcaCATCTTTACCTTCTTACTCCATCGTTC
This window contains:
- the LOC130973105 gene encoding uncharacterized protein LOC130973105 is translated as MSNTSNNVAGVDNTFRRKFDREEYLERARERERQEEEGRSKSKAKGPPVQRKPLKHRDYEVDLESRLGKTQVVTPVAPLSQQAGYYCSVCECVVKDSANYLDHINGKKHQRALGMSMRVERASLQQVQERFEVLKKRKDLGTFTEQDLDERVLKQQQEEEERKRLRREKKKEKKEKAVEEPEIDPDVAAMMGFGGFRSSKK